The DNA window AATACTTAGAAGAACTATTTTAGTGagttcttttaaattatatatctataatattatttttaaacaaattattccatttgaaaaaaatctcaattgaaGAGTTTAGTTTAAAAATCCAAACAAATGGTAAagttgtttgattatataatctTGGTAACCTAGAATAATGTTATAAACACTACATCAATTTACagtaaaaataattcaattgaaAACTAAACATTCAgaaaatttagaagaaaaaaaaatgtaaacaagTCATACGGAGTTGAACAAAGCAACTAAACCGAGTAATCATTTCAGTGAGAAAAtggttttcatttattttataagataaaagataGGATGAAACAATGATTTATTCCATTTTAGAATCTATATATATCGAAATATTTTATAGTCAAATAATTTACAGaagttatttaaaagtttataggATTTTTGTTTCTCACTTTCTCTTGCTTGAAAAGGAGGCCATATCAAACTAACTTAacaattgtatttatatatttgattatagatttttttttcattattttattattgtttctttAACCTAAAAGACTTGGtagatgttaataaaaatattggcTTTGTTAAAAGGTTGTTATTTGTAAGCATCCATTCCATCTAATCAAAGTTATTGAAGGGGTCGGTTTAATGTAAGATTGTATAGATTTTAGTAGTTCTCACGTCTTTTccaattttatgtttaaattaatcTATCAAAAAAATCAATGTCAAAATTACACATTTGTAATTTTTATCCTcattttttaactataaaagTAGAGATTAAAACAATACTGGAACAAATTGACTCTGAtcattttcataatatattaatgattaactattttactgtttttttttttatttagaaaatcaataatatcattatatcATCTTCAATTACAAAGTTCAGGTTAAATTTAATtgtctataaatttatttacatcGCTTCAAGATGGGTTTAAGCAATTTGAACGATATGAAGAACTTCTGAATTTTTATTCAttggaaaattaaaaaatgtttgtgAAGAGCATTTATTGAAAGATTGtactaaattagaaaatttcttaaaacaacaacaaaaaaaattaacattgatagtgatgaattatttaaaaatcttaataataattaaaaattttgtctCAAAAAATGCCAGAGGTATTTTTGTTAAATCCAATAATActagttaatttataaattattatgatatatattttttttgtttataacttattatattaatatttttaatatatatttttgaaatatttgttatattagttaatatatattatttaatttgtatatttaatatgtttttaataaaatgtataattattatatttattttaatttggtagggccacaaattttgaatttgcaTTTGACCTTTTATCTCGGGGTCAGCCAGGGTATATGTATGTAATATTTTTACTCGccgtataatttataatttattttgatatatttatgaattttgtcACTTTTTAACCTaaattgtttcatttttaaGTAAATATGACTAATTATAACTAATCTCAACAATTTAATGATGCTAACATTAATTCATGGGATTGTGTCTCActcaatttctattttttaatatttttactcgccgtataatttataatttattttgatatatttatgaattttgtcACTTTTTAACCTaaattgtttcatttttaaGTAAATATGACTAATTATAACTAATCTCAACAATTTAATGATACTAACATTAATTCATGGGATTGTGTCTCActcaatttctattttttataggaaatataaacatatgaaaaaaaacatgttaggTATTCCTATTTCACATACACcatatgataatttaatttgacaTGTTCACAACGCAATGCCTTAAACCATTATAAGACTATCTTAataattgtattaatatatagatGATATACTATTTGTTTAGTATCCCTATTTGAAACCTGTTCTAGAACTGGTGTTTGGtttcagtatttttttttaatttacttaatttttttaaatatttttcttaattatatatatattaacaaatttaataacatttgtcCGTTCAAATTTAGTTCCATTTTTGCGTTTTCTGTTCTTGTGTAGTCATGTACAAgaaataacttttaatataaaacattttttttctctcttaaattttaatttcttttgagatgttaaacataatatttgactctttcaatttttaaaaaggGTAACAATAGAGAGTGAAATTTGATGTAAAAAATGATTTCGGGAATAATGTAACAACACgtgattaaatttgaaaaatgaaatttctCTTTTCTATTAAATTTAAGTCTAATCATGGGTTGTCACATCATTCCTGACACAATTTATAACACTAAATTTTCGCTCTGTATCATCactctttttaaaataagatttgattttaattaaacacACTAATTTGATATGGTTGATTATGACGTTGCAATGTTTACATTTGCATGTTAGTCcataattattaagttttttttcttcttattttgttcTCATAAGttgagaattattttatatcCCTCATTGTATCTAATTATAAATGTTTGTTTAAAAAGTTGATCTACATTGCAATTTTTAGCGTTATACTTGCTAAATATTATCATGTTTAATgtatctcattaaaaaaatgaaatacattATTTTGTAAGAggctaaacatatttttataaattcactCTATTGTGCAATTTGATCCTCTTGTTTTTCAAAAGAATAATCTatgaattttttcattttacactagaaaaaaacatttgatgaataaaaataaCGTTCATGATTGATTTAATAAGAACATTCAGCCCATTCTTAAAAAAAGACTCACTTGCCACATTTCGAGTCGCCTCTCAAATCCTCTTTcaatatgaaaaacatatttgattttttttcctttttaccgttcaaatttgattatacccgctaatttcttaaaaaatttcaatatatttccatgcttatttatctaattattaaaagaatagTAAAACTTATCtgtatataatagtgtttttcagAATTTTCTCGCTATTATTTTAAGtctattctaattttttttaagtccgTCACTGCTtactcaattattattataaaatttatgtactTTGGTAGCGTTTGGTCcgtggtacaaattatatatagtataagttgtatagaagtataaattgtaagagtaatgataggggagcgAAAGATTTGTAGCGAATGAGGACAGCAAACCAGGTAGAGTGCTAATTAGACATGTTGACTcagtattaatttatttttctcttttatatttattaataatattctctctTCTCCTTACTTACATTTTCTCTTTCTATCTTAAATAAGGcgtattcaataaaaaaaaattaatttttaatattaaaaaacacttaataatttatctctttaatttttattattataaatattctttattaaattattgtaaatgtcactataaataaatgcattttaattatttatttctctcaataatttgttttcttttatttattaaaaaaataaaatttattttcaataataaaaataactcaaattaaaataaataataattaattgtgttatattatatatgaggtacaaattatatacggatataaatttatatcaataataaaagtatagaaaacaccatattaaaacactatatataatttatagtacAAGAGTAATACCCTCTCACCTCTAACTAAACATAGcctttatataaaatttatattaacaatttattatacAATTTGGGGATGATGCCGAcaatattatagtttatttaaatataattataatcacgttaaatatcaataatgttaagttatatttaatattaaattaaattatgggAGGTGTTTTTTCCACCCCTTCCCATATTCCCACCCCTCACTATTTAATTAACTCCAAAATGACATATTTATCCTACTACCTTTATATATTTAcgtttcttattttatttatttattttattttatttaattattaagtttttttattaaatataattaattaattaatttttaatatttttttaactttatttatttaattaaaaatacaaaatattattatttttatattataattatttaaaatatattaaatataatattattaagtaaaatattatgattaaattaattattaattattatttaatagataattttatttataaaaatattaataattattaatattatgtttgaataattattaatatataatattattaattaaaattaaaaataattattaatatataatattattaattaaaattaaaaatattatgtttgactaattattaatatataatattattaattaaaatattataattattaatatataatattattaattaaaatattatgattagactaattattaattattatttaataaataatttttataagtattttaatatatatatataattaatataataaaatattaaatttttatattttattaaattagtacacatttcaatatttaatatattttaaataattataatataaaaataataataatttgtatttttaattaaataaataaagttaaaaaaatattaaaaattaattaattatatttaataaaaaaaacttaataattaaataaaaaaataagtaaaataaaaaaataagaatatataaatatataaaagtgataaggataaataaatcaatttttgaattaatgaaagagtggctattttaattaatattatcagCTATTTTAATTAACCCACTCCGATTGGCCACTCCTGCGAAATTCAGTCGTCGCCGGACCTAGAAGTAGCCCTTGCCCGGTCACCGGAACTAGCCCGGACTTTTCTTTCGTCTTCGAGAATCCACAATTCAACCATCTGTTTGTGGCGTCGTGTTCTCGCCTTTGTCGGGGCTTAAGGTATGACCACGGGCTTAAACTTCACAATTGTCTGAAACAACTTGAGATCTTAGGTTTCCCTTACATTATGGAATGCTTACCCCCTCATTtgtttacttgttcaaatatatatatggctGCTGCTACAACTTAGGTAATTAATTTCTATTATAGACCATACAGTTAAGATGCTAACATGGGTAGATTGACATCACTAGCTCCCTCATTACTCAGTATGAACTTTTGTATTGATTTCCAACGGGGTTGGAAGTATATAGTTGGATCATCCTGTAAATCTTTGTTATGTGATAGAGTAGTGTTTGAACAGTTTCATAAGATGTAGTCTGCTGAGATGTGAGAATATTTCCAAAGTATGGGAGGCTAACTCTCTTAATTAACTGTCTCTTGGATCTCATTTCACTGTTTCTACTGTATAAAAGAGTGGTGGGAAAACATCTGCCATGTGCACACACATCCCATGAGTCTGGAGCTTGATGTTGAGGatcataaatataaacaaagcTTTTCTTCAAGTCTGACATTAAACAGAGACATGAGATTTCCTCATGGACAAAGGTTTAGGGGAATTCATTAGAAAAAAAACTGATATTTCTGACAGCTAGTGCTGCTTTAGAATAGATCTGGAATAGAAAGAGGGTAAGTCTTAGGTATCATACTTTACTAGATTATAGGGTTTAGGCTCTTTCGTAGGGATTTACGGCCCGTGAGTCCAGGTATCGTCAATGTATTCCAAAATGAGTAGGGGTGGCTGCTGCGGCCATGAATGCTGCTGTGTCACCAGGATCAAAAGAGAAATCTAATTAAAGACCAAACCACTATGTGATATCTAGTTACTTTTATTACTTTTCAAGATTCAACtagttattaataatatactCACTCTCTCAACTCCTTTTTAATGGGATGGATGAGACAACTTTCATTTATCTACCTGAAATAAGTTGTGTAGGACTATTCTTTATCAAAACTTTTCTGGTTTTTCCCACCACCACCGGAAGCACCTTTATCGTGTGTGTAATCCCATTTCTAACCAGTTTAGATACTACATATTTGCATAACAAGAATGGAGAGTCTTGTGTTTAAGAAAGATACATTGAGTATGAATGCAAACCAAATTTTAACTTGAAGACTAGCTCGGTTAGGTTAGGTTAGTCATCCCACTTTTGAACTGAAATCACTATAGAAATTCTTTTGGATGAAGTGTCTTCATCATAGCTTATATCCTATTACTGCATTTTGTATGGCTTCAAATTTGATTTCAGGATGGATGTTCAGTTGGTTGAGAAGTTAAtgtattttctttataattgttGGTATGATATTCAATCATGTGAACTACTCTCATCCTTGGTATccatgatattattattattattattatctgtAAAACTctcaacaaatatatattattaaccaaAAGTCTACTTTGAAGGCGATTATCATTGTGGACCAGATGAGTAGTATATGATTAGATAAGACATTTCATATCTTAGAAGCTTTTTTGGTGGAGATTATTTTTCATTTGGTTGCTTgctttatgattattatatatatagttctaTTAAACTTTCCACATCAATCTGCCAAATCATAGTAGCCATAATACAAAAATCACTCAAATCATagttttattagaaaatattttaatattttgttaagaaaaaagaaaaataaataccCTAGATCTCACCATGTGATTTCAATCCTGTACACCATCATTGTGACCTTGTTCCTTTAACAGAAGAATCGAGGTACATTTTCTATCGAAAAATTGGcattcattttatttgattgtCGATGATGACCTTCTATTGTTGCACTGATGGACTGGTCTAGTCTGATCTCTATCAATTGGTAGAACATTAGAGATTCACCCTTAATGCTTTCTGTAATACATATTTCTGTTCAATTTTATGATGTGCTCATCCCTAATTATATAGTCAATTAGATCTTGCAGGTTTtttgaaaccctaaccctaattaTTGTCTTTCGGTATTGCTGAAATACAGCTTATCCtgttcttcctcttcttttgaCATATGTTAACAACAATAACTTTATGCATACTCTAATTGAAGAATAATATTAGTTATGTAATTCTTCAGCAGTATGGAAAGGCAATAATAATGGAGGAGCCACATTCCATGAACAGTCCTAGAAGAGTCCTTAGTTTTTCAAGAAAAGGGAAGGATACATTGTTTGTCCCTAATCATGACAACAGCAGGACTTCTAGTATTGCAGTTTCAGGGCAGCATGGACCAAAACCTTCTGAAGTTTATGGATTTGTTGGAACTATCTCAACTGTTGTGGCTACTGGTGTAATTCATAATCTATGTTTTCTCATCTCTTCTAAATGAAATTCTATATCACCTTGGTTAAAGTTTGAGTATTTAATGTTATCACAGTTATTTTCTTGATATGGGCGTATCTTCCAGAGAATTGGCTACACTTTGTTGGAATATTTTACTACCCCAACAGGTAACATCATTCAATATACTTCAGAATAcctaatttctttttaattgaaGCACCACAGTATCTGTTAGAAAATCTAGTTATATCTAGATATGTCTGACTATGTTGTACCGAGCGGGGTTTGTATTGTGTAAATTATTAACACCTAGACTACATAGTTAGTAAGTTTGTCTCTTTTCTGATTAGGTCTTTGTTTGATCTTGAGTtataggccttgtttgataatGGAGTTATTTGTGAACAACCAACTGGTTTTTGTAATTTCACTCCTTTGCACCCTCTTCTCATTTCAGTTTATTTTACAGATATTGGGCTTTGGTTGTTCCAACCTATACAATGGTAACTGTAACATTAGCTATTGTGTTCTATATTGGTCTCAATTTCATGGCAACATTTCCTCCAACTTCCTTAACTACAATTTTCGGTGAGCTTTTACCAGCATTCCTAcattcatatattttcaaatagaaAATTCTTTTATATGTCATCTATTTCATAATTTAGTTGAgtatcattttgattttgtttttgcaGATGATTATAGTAGAGATGCTTTGAACTCGTCTGACTTGTCCATGGAAGACGATGAGTGGCCAATTGAGCCTATATCTGATATCGGGATACACTTGATAAATGATCTCATATTTAAAGATTGGAAAAGTTAAATACTCTTAAGATGATGATTGTTGAATTCATAATAACAGGGCAATGATAGAACTGAAGGTCAATTTGTCATCTGCAAGGACCCAATTTGTTTGATGTGATgctaatatttcatatttgtgTTCCATTTTGAACAAATTCTTCAAACTATTAACAACTTCCAAATAAATTCTAGTTGCATGCAACTATGTAAGTTTGGAGTAGCGATAATATGATCCAAAGTTGTTAGTGTAAAATGTATGTTAATCTCTTAGACCAGATTGTGTATTTTATGTCttcccctaaataaaatctaccGTTGTTGGCATAGGTTCTTTCCTACCTACTCTCTTTTGTATTGAGCTAATAAAGAATAGTGAAAATATGcaggttcatttgaaaaaggCTAGATGTAAAAATCATTTGAAGGTAAAATATGTGTTGAGGTTTTGAAGATACTTGATGTGGTCGAACTCGAGGGTGCAAttcatatgaattattttttttctaggaTAATTTTACACCCTAAATAAAATCACTGTTGTTGGCATAGGTTGTTTCCTACCTACTCTCTTTTGTATTGAGCTAATAATGAATAGTGAAAATATGCAAGGTCATTTGAAAAAGGCTAGATGTAAAAATCATTTGAAGGTAAAATATGTGTTGAAGGTTTTGAAGATACAATATGAGTTGAAGATTTTGAAGATACTTGATGTGGTCGAACTCGAGGGTGCAATTCATataaattttggtattttgtGTCATTATTATGCTATGAGAAGGTGTCACAAAAGAGTCAGGACAAACAAGTATAttcaatcatttcaaatttagttgttaataatgatttaaatagatttgaactatcctattttattaaagtttatatattgtaatgagttttaagtttttattgggtttatgaatattaatttagtcttttttggtttttttatctctctctttttatatattcttttatcgtgtgtttagattaaatcttttctcaacaagtggtatcagaacatgttttgagaatatatttaacataatctatttgtgaagatatAACGAAAACTCTAAccaccattgaagaagttgttgaaaatttatatttttattgaagatTCTTGTTGTTTGAGAAAACAACATTAGTTGCAGAAGAATTAACCgttgtgaagatttgagtcAAAATCTTCAGTTGCTAAAGAGATGTCAACggtcgttaaaatatttcttagttttgAGTGACGATGTCTtgagaaaaagagagaaaaagataATAGGTCTTTTGTTCTTCTCGGATTCTCGAAAACGTCAATGTGTGCAGATGATGCAAAGTCGTCGTGTAGGCAGCGACACCAGAATGAATATAAAAAGATGATGTATattcttttgacttattttaatagatgataatctattaaaatataaaaaatgaaaaatacatatctctctatatataaatattatattatgatataatataatatatagatagatagaaagAGCCAGCCAAAATTTTTTGAAACGGTCAACAAATAAGACTTTTTCTTTAAATCTcgtttgatttcacaaaatatGTTTAAGGCCTAAttgattccaattttcacaagtagagccttgtttgattttaatcaagttCTTAAAGTTTTGTttgctttgatcttggatttgtatTGAAGCTTGTTTAacttgaatttctcaaagatggagaTTTGTGATTTATCTTTTTAAGAAATTTGATATTCATCAATATGGAGATTGAAAACTGGAGTTGAAAAAAAGGTGGAGTGGTTGTAGCAGATTATGTAAGACAGTTGATGCAAATTATAAAGGGTTTTCTAATTAAAGAAGGTGACTTTAAGGTTTGTTTGTAAGAGCGTGgttttgatatgtgtgtataagggtcaaatttgaatttgtatcaAACCTTGTGAGTTGGTTTGTTTGGCAATCTCTGGTAAATGCTGGTGCAAAGTTGTTAAGTGGATGTTGATACCTCAAGGGTTCTACcaagaattataatttataaggtATAAATTGAGGGTGCACTAATTATATACATGGTTGTTGATTCTTTCTATGAAGGTTTTGGATAGAAGAATATGGAGAACAAACTATATATCTTCATGCTTGTAAAAAATTAGTCGGAGTTTTTATAATTGATTGTTGTCTTGACATACATGAGTGAAATTATTTGAAGCTCTTATTGACATACTCTTAGAGATAGTCAAAAATAGCAAATTTTTTCACTATGTTGAGGGCTTTAACTTGAAGAAATTATCAGCTAAAAtaagtttggagagatttttctttgaaaaaagaGTTATTGAAaaagtcaaaaattaaaagagaggtagagagagaaaatttagcTACATATTTTCGTCAATAGTCTCGTAGGGTTCATCAAACTGACGATCGAAAATTCAAACAGAGTCCGATTGAGCTGAGATTTTGTTGAGaggttggtaactcattcctctaTATTTTCAACGGTCGAATCAAGTTTGGACGTCtcgaagtttgatttttttgggaTTAAAGTTTTATGCCTAGTTTgagttttatttgacttgtaTGATACCAAAACGTTTGTATCGTTTTAGTTATGACCTTTATCTTTTTGaagaaatatattgaaaaagctataaagatgaagatggtggtGAAATTATGTTCTTTACATTTGATTAAAACATGATCAAGTATGgaaaattgttataaaaaaagtGTTTACCGATGACAACATTTTCGACATGTTGATAGAGCAATCCTTCAGGCCAAATTAcaagattgcattgagttggcGGGTGATTAAGGATTAACACAATTCCAGTTAATACACAATATGAATAAAAGATCAGGAATAGGAAGACTAGTTAAAaacacttataagttgaggtgaAGACATTTTGAGACAAACTCTCAAATAAAACAAGAAtaaatcattgcattatcttctaatgtgagaagataaataaaacctcgagtgagattcctagtcatgaaaaaggagcTACATGGGAGACTCGGTTAAttcgaaggtgatgattttgttacttattttgttctatcttaattgtttATGCATTGTGGATCATACTCTAGATGAATGAGACGATTGATTTTGTCATCTTATCGAGGAGATGATTAAGACCTTGATGAGATTCCTAATCATGAAAAAgggggctagatgagaggttcgatcaattcaaatggaaggatattCGATTTCTTTCAGAGAAGCTATAAATGATCATTTAAAGCATTTGTGTAGAGAATTGAAGAGAGATAGTGAATCTTGTAAGGATATTCTTGAATTGCTAATcgtttttgaattaatttattcaatgaGAAGTATGCGGTTTAAGTTAGTTGAGTATGAAACGTTCAAGGCAAGATGTGTGACAAATGTTTTATCAGATCTTGAGCTTGAGAAAAGAGATATCGAgataacctaatttatttgttataaagtAGACGATAAAAGTTCGTCTTGAGTGTTCTCGATTTCgatcgatatcttattttgaggaagtagacgatgaaTGTTTGTTTGGGGTGTCCTCAATTTTtgatagatatctgattttgaaaaagtagacgaGACAAGTTTGTCTTGGgtctaataatattttggtttcagtcgattgttggacttgaaaaataagacactcagtTTGGGCAAACAaaggtaaatattattttgacataataaagaattgttaattctagtttccgcatatgtcaacgggtatgaacaaagattgaGAAGAGTTGTTGAATATCTTTCGTCGTTGAAATAACGTGGTTACCCAAATTTACttggtgttataaactctataattttatcttataaagACTTTTTAGCGTAAGTGGAGGaagtataatgatttatctcgtgaatgaCTTGAGcagtgaagattgatgtgtgcCTCATAACCTTTTGATTGCGCGATATACGTGATGGTGaagattgttattcttctaaaGGATCTTGAGTGGAAGTGAATGTACAAAAAGTTATCTCATGAATGACTCAAGCAAATGTGAAGATTGAAGTGTTGAACCCACTTATTTCTTGATGGCTTAACTTTTGTAAAGTTGGACATTGATGGGTATGGCTCATGTATTTTctaagggacgtgaaattcgtcaaggtgaaaattgttgaatttgtaatttattcatcacatctcaataagcgCGATATTCGCTCAAGGTAGAAATTATTGGGTGTTGGATTtggaaaatttgacgaaatgacctaaAAAATGAGGTTATTTGACCTAGTggcaaaatataatttttattgcgtTCGTGgtattttttttgacgaaattacccttgtagcgaaacgctaagggacttagTGTTTTGCTAAGtggattaggtttagtataaatactctaattttttcatttctttcattttctttctctctcttctcttgttctctctttcacgACGGCGGCGACTACGGCGACGGAGGCGGCGGTCCTTATGCATATacaaatttatgttcttatttacCTAATCTTTATTTCAccctaacctaaatcgatttttgtttttatttacacgatcttcatttctttcaaaccctaaccctaaacctattttGCATGCAAGTCAGGTGAAggattctaaggatttgaagatcgaagaagatgttcatttcaaacctaattcgatttatgttcatgtttccatgatcttcatttcaaacccttcgATTTAAcctgttcttatttggttcatatttgatatttggttcatattggttcatatttgtggttcatattggttcatatatgtcgatgatgatatttgcagataatctcgGATCATATGGGTTCTGTTTCAAGGaagtttcgctaagtgcttagcgtttctcTAAGTGCTTAGcttttcgctaagtgcttagcgtttcgctaagtgcttagcgtttcgctaagtgcttagcgtttcgctaagtgcttagcgtttcgctaagtgcttagcgtttcgctaagtgcttagcgtttcgctaagtgcttagcgtttcgctaagtgcttagcgtttcgctaagtgcttagcgtttcgctaagtacttagcatttcgctaagtgcttatttattttgattaataaataagtaatgtaATGCTTATTTATTTCGCTAATGATGTTTGAAGGATGAATATTgtgctaatttaaaatatattttaaataatttggtgcAAAATTTACTTTAaagtgtaatttaatttatactttaatttttgacaaacataattttttttaaatttacccATTTATCATAATCAAGATGAAAATAATAATCCATAAGAAAGAGTCCAATAAAgattcatataaagaaagtaGACTATTATTGGTtagatatatcatatatatcctGATCATAATGCACTCCTTTCATTACAAAGTTGTATACATGCATTTAAAATAGGAAAACACTAATAAAACCAAACATAAAACCAAAAAAGTTAATGAAAATAGGAAAGAAATTCAAATAAGTTCTCCATTAAAGAACCAAAAGATGAATTTTAGATGATTAAAGCCATGAAACAAGTGAGAATTAcacacatacatacatacatattatTACATACATAGAAAAGAGCAAAATCTATTAAGGTTCAAGCTTCAGCGACACAACTCTGGCTTGCCGATTACTCTTCGCAGCCTTG is part of the Impatiens glandulifera chromosome 1, dImpGla2.1, whole genome shotgun sequence genome and encodes:
- the LOC124922103 gene encoding phosphatidylinositol N-acetylglucosaminyltransferase subunit P-like; the protein is MEEPHSMNSPRRVLSFSRKGKDTLFVPNHDNSRTSSIAVSGQHGPKPSEVYGFVGTISTVVATVIFLIWAYLPENWLHFVGIFYYPNRYWALVVPTYTMVTVTLAIVFYIGLNFMATFPPTSLTTIFDDYSRDALNSSDLSMEDDEWPIEPISDIGIHLINDLIFKDWKS